The Hymenobacter oligotrophus genome segment AGGAAGGCCTCCTTACTAACGAGCATAGAGTTAGAGCTTATGCATTTGTGGGTTACGGCCCTTTATATCCGGCCCCTACCACAACGTTGGTGTATTTGGCAGAATATCTTGATAGTAACATTAGATCAGCTATTGATTTTGATGCAAAGGATAGCGTGATATTCTAATTTTAATCGGTTTCTTATTGTATGCAGCTTGAACATTCCGATCTTAAAAACAACACCGCCGGGCTAAATAGGCCCGGCGGTGTTGTTTTCTCTTTATGAAGTTTTACTCTACTCCCCCAGCTTCTCCAAAATCTGCTGTGCCGCCACAGCAATGACAGTACCGGGTCCATAAATGCCCGTCACGCCAGCGTCGTAGAGGAACTGGTAATCCTGCGAGGGGATAACACCACCGGCAATAACAAGTATGTCTTCGCGGCCGAGCTTGGCCAGCTCCCCGATGAGCTGCGGCACGAGGGTTTTGTGGCCGGCGGCCAGCGACGACACGCCTACCACGTGCACATCGTTTTCGGCGGCCTGGCGGGCTACCTCCTCGGGCGTCTGGAACAAGGGGGCAATGTCCACGTCGAAGCCTACGTCGGCGAAGGAAGTGGCAATTACCTTGGCGCCGCGGTCGTGGCCGTCCTGGCCCATTTTGGCCACCATCATGCGGGGGCGGCGGCCTTCTTTCTGGCTGAACTCGTCGGCCAGCTGGCGGGCCTTGGCAAATTCCTGGTCGTAGTCCATTTCGGCAGAGTACACACCCGACACGGTGCGGATGGCGGCCTGGTGGCGGCCGTACACCTTCTCGAGCGCGTCGGAAATTTCACCTAGGGTAGCGCGCAGGCGGGCGGCCTCCACGGCCAACTCCAACAAGTTCTGCTGGCCCGAGCGCGCGGCATCGGTCAGGGCATCGAGGGCGCGCAGCACGGCGGCCGAGTCGCGCTCCGAGCGAATGCGGTTGAGGCGGGCAATCTGCGAGTCGCGCACGGCGGCGTTGTCGATGTCGAGAATCTCGATGTCGGTTTTCTCCTCCACGCGGTACTTGTTCACGCCCACAATCACCTCCTTGCCAGAGTCGATGCGCGCCTGCTTGCGGGCGGCAGCCTCCTCGATGCGCAGCTTGGGCAGGCCCGTTTCAATGGCCTTGGCCATGCCACCTAGGGCTTCAACCTCCTGAATGAGGGCCCAGGCTTTGTCGGCCAGCTCGTGCGTGAGCGTTTCTACGTAGTACGAGCCGCCCCAGGGGTCCACCACTTTCGTGATGTCGGTTTCGTGCTGCAGGTACAGCTGGGTGTTGCGCGCAATGCGAGCCGAGAAATCGGTGGGCAGGGCAATGGCCTCGTCGAGGGCATTGGTGTGCAGGCTTTGCGTACCACCTAGGGCGGCGGCCAGCGCCTCCACGCAGGTGCGCGTTACGTTGTTGAAGGGGTCTTGCTCGGTGAGCGAGTAGCCTGAGGTTTGGCAGTGCGTGCGCAAAGCCAACGACTTCGGGTTTTCGGCCCCAAACTGCTTGATGAGCTTGGCCCACAGCAAACGGCCGGCGCGCATCTTGGCAATTTCCATGAAGTGGTTCATGCCGATAGCCCAGAAGAAGGACAGGCGCGGCGCAAACTGATCGATGGTCATGCCCGCCCGCAGGCCGGCGCGCACGTACTCCACGCCGTCGGCCAGGGTGTAGGCCAGCTCCAGGTCGGCGGTGGCGCCGGCTTCCTGCATGTGGTAGCCCGAGATGCTGATGGAGTTGAAGCGCGGCATCTTCTGCGCGGTGTAGGCGAAGATGTCGGCAATGATGCGCATCGACGGCTCGGGCGGGTAGATGTAGGTGTTGCGCACCATGAACTCCTTCAGAATGTCGTTCTGAATGGTACCCGACAGCTTCTCGGGTGCTACGCCCTGCTCCTCGGCGGCCACAATGTAGAAGGCCATAACCGGCAGCACAGCGCCATTCATGGTCATCGACACCGACATCTGATCCAGGGGAATCTGGTCGAAGAGTACCTTCATGTCCTCCACCGAGTCGATGGCCACGCCGGCCTTGCCCACGTCGCCCACCACGCGCGGGTGGTCGGAGTCGTAGCCGCGGTGCGTAGCCAGGTCAAAGGCTACCGACAAGCCCTTTTGCCCACCCGCCAGGTTGCGGCGGTAAAAGGCGTTCGATTCTTCGGCCGTCGAGAAGCCCGCGTACTGCCGAATGGTCCAGGGGTTCTGCACGTACATGGTGCTGTACGGCCCGCGCAGG includes the following:
- the scpA gene encoding methylmalonyl-CoA mutase encodes the protein MKPDFAHIPYNAAPLPASPTSTKTSATPEGIELKAFYTANDVASLDHLGFGAGQAPYLRGPYSTMYVQNPWTIRQYAGFSTAEESNAFYRRNLAGGQKGLSVAFDLATHRGYDSDHPRVVGDVGKAGVAIDSVEDMKVLFDQIPLDQMSVSMTMNGAVLPVMAFYIVAAEEQGVAPEKLSGTIQNDILKEFMVRNTYIYPPEPSMRIIADIFAYTAQKMPRFNSISISGYHMQEAGATADLELAYTLADGVEYVRAGLRAGMTIDQFAPRLSFFWAIGMNHFMEIAKMRAGRLLWAKLIKQFGAENPKSLALRTHCQTSGYSLTEQDPFNNVTRTCVEALAAALGGTQSLHTNALDEAIALPTDFSARIARNTQLYLQHETDITKVVDPWGGSYYVETLTHELADKAWALIQEVEALGGMAKAIETGLPKLRIEEAAARKQARIDSGKEVIVGVNKYRVEEKTDIEILDIDNAAVRDSQIARLNRIRSERDSAAVLRALDALTDAARSGQQNLLELAVEAARLRATLGEISDALEKVYGRHQAAIRTVSGVYSAEMDYDQEFAKARQLADEFSQKEGRRPRMMVAKMGQDGHDRGAKVIATSFADVGFDVDIAPLFQTPEEVARQAAENDVHVVGVSSLAAGHKTLVPQLIGELAKLGREDILVIAGGVIPSQDYQFLYDAGVTGIYGPGTVIAVAAQQILEKLGE